A region from the Triticum aestivum cultivar Chinese Spring chromosome 3D, IWGSC CS RefSeq v2.1, whole genome shotgun sequence genome encodes:
- the LOC123076454 gene encoding uncharacterized protein codes for MLNFTCRPRGDKRKGQTNMGNAGSTAPASLGETHVPHLKWKVHDFSALLETNAASAVSSAFECSGYRWFLRVTPKHKQGVMGNPYVALSLEIYHTWLEQVHTVHAVFELSIFNHSKGVYCGCKASYNFDVKNTYSKPHCLIPLQELLKSSAFLVDDSCVFGVEILKIDVSSPEKKDVVVQKKATTVQNLFIQKKGFIKGTYTWTMDNFLELDLKHFVRSPTFEVGGLKWYIRMYPRGDKYSNDCLSLYLSLDDSVELPLEYGKVVELTLSIVDQKNVKHRTATSGLWVCGQGHKLVCVQGMGSSNFFGLKELKDPLGGYVVGSSCIVKADLTIVGFVVQITQMEVWVQS; via the exons ATGCTTAATTTCACATGCAGACCAAGAGGAGACAAGAGGAAGGGGCAGACCAATATGGGCAACGCCGGGAGCACAG CTCCTGCAAGCTTAGGAGAGACCCATGTTCCACACTTAAAATGGAAGGTTCATGACTTCTCAGCGCTACTTGAGACGAACGCTGCATCGGCGGTCTCTTCTGCTTTTGAATGCTCTGGGTACAGGTG GTTCCTGCGAGTGACTCCAAAGCACAAACAAGGTGTTATGGGAAATCCATATGTGGCTCTTTCTCTCGAGATATACCACACATGGTTGGAGCAAGTTCACACAGTGCATGCAGTATTCGAGCTGTCAATATTCAACCATTCAAAAGGAGTTTATTGTGGATGCAAAG CTAGCTACAACTTTGATGTCAAGAATACCTACTCGAAGCCGCATTGCTTGATTCCTCTTCAGGAGCTACTGAAATCATCTgcttttctagttgatgatagctgTGTCTTTGGTGTGGAGATATTAAAAATCGATGTCTCTTCTCCTGAAAAGAAGGATGTTGTGGTTCAGAAGAAGGCTACTACAGTTCAGAATCTCTTTATCCAGAAGAAAGGGTTCATTAAAGGGACATACACTTGGACCATGGATAATTTCCTTGAATTGGACTTGAAGCACTTCGTCCGTTCTCCTACATTTGAAGTTGGCGGACTTAAATG GTACATCCGTATGTATCCACGTGGTGACAAGTACAGCAATGATTGCCTCAGCTTGTACTTATCCCTGGATGACTCGGTTGAGCTCCCTTTGGAGTATGGGAAGGTGGTTGAATTGACACTATCCATCGTGGACCAAAAGAATGTGAAACACCGGACTGCAACTTCAG GTCTCTGGGTATGTGGACAGGGACATAAATTGGTATGTGTACAGGGAATGGGATCGTCTAACTTCTTTGGACTGAAGGAACTCAAGGACCCGTTGGGAGGCTATGTTGTGGGATCGAGCTGCATTGTGAAGGCAGATCTCACCATCGTCG GTTTTGTTGTGCAAATTACTCAGATGGAGGTATGGGTGCAGTCTTGA